The Desulfomicrobium orale DSM 12838 genome includes a window with the following:
- the trbB gene encoding P-type conjugative transfer ATPase TrbB gives MDNQVYGVSTDKRLIESLRHNCGPLLLGALEDTGIIETMLNPDGTLWVERYGAGQECIGSLPLSQGKMILSLVASALGVVVTDKTPIVEGEFPLDGARFEGAFPPIVGPGVSFTHRKKASKVFTLEEYRAAGSITTEGIGIITDAVAHRKNIVVVGGTSSGKTTFVNAIIDRISALCPDDRLVILEDTAELQCTSKNKVFLRTSSIPGAEIGLRQLAKVCMRYNPTRILIGEVRDAAALELLKLWNTGHPGGIGTFHADSAEEALERLEEIVEEAGLGSKQKLIGRAVDLIVYMEKTTDGIRRISNMMRVDSFDSATLTYNTEVIYEA, from the coding sequence ATGGATAACCAGGTATACGGAGTCAGTACAGACAAGCGGCTCATCGAAAGCCTGCGTCATAACTGCGGCCCTCTGCTGCTCGGGGCGCTGGAAGATACCGGGATCATCGAAACAATGCTCAATCCTGACGGGACGTTATGGGTAGAAAGGTATGGTGCCGGCCAGGAATGCATTGGTTCCCTGCCGCTGTCCCAGGGTAAGATGATCCTGTCCCTGGTGGCCTCGGCCCTCGGTGTCGTGGTCACAGACAAAACGCCCATCGTGGAAGGCGAATTCCCTTTGGATGGTGCCAGGTTTGAGGGCGCATTTCCGCCGATCGTCGGGCCGGGTGTGAGTTTCACACACCGCAAAAAAGCCTCCAAGGTCTTCACTTTGGAGGAATACCGGGCGGCTGGCTCGATTACCACCGAAGGCATCGGGATCATCACCGACGCCGTGGCCCACAGAAAAAATATCGTTGTTGTCGGCGGCACCAGCTCCGGGAAGACGACATTCGTCAATGCGATCATCGACCGCATTTCCGCGCTTTGTCCGGATGACCGTCTGGTGATCCTCGAAGACACGGCAGAGCTGCAATGCACCAGCAAAAACAAGGTCTTCTTGCGGACCAGTTCGATTCCCGGGGCGGAAATCGGACTGCGCCAGCTGGCCAAGGTCTGCATGCGCTACAATCCCACCCGCATTTTAATAGGCGAAGTCCGCGACGCCGCAGCTCTGGAGCTTTTGAAGCTCTGGAACACCGGCCACCCCGGCGGCATCGGCACATTCCACGCCGACAGCGCGGAAGAGGCGCTGGAACGCCTTGAAGAGATCGTCGAAGAAGCCGGGCTTGGCTCCAAGCAAAAGCTCATAGGGCGGGCTGTGGATCTTATCGTCTATATGGAAAAAACAACGGATGGTATCCGGCGTATTTCAAACATGATGCGTGTGGATTCTTTTGATTCTGCAACCTTAACCTACAATACGGAGGTCATTTATGAAGCCTAG
- a CDS encoding TrbC/VirB2 family protein: MKPRAFFFFFLGVIFFMLPEFALASGGISEFSSPLEKVVNTITGPAGKWISIVAMALCGVIFILNKDDISGAFKLLLSVVFGISFIAFAASIVNSVFSFSGAVI; this comes from the coding sequence ATGAAGCCTAGAGCATTCTTCTTTTTCTTCCTTGGAGTCATTTTCTTCATGCTTCCTGAATTTGCTTTGGCAAGCGGCGGCATATCTGAATTTTCCAGCCCGCTCGAAAAAGTTGTGAACACTATAACCGGTCCGGCAGGTAAATGGATTTCCATCGTCGCAATGGCTCTCTGCGGTGTCATTTTCATCCTGAACAAGGATGACATCTCCGGAGCATTCAAGCTGCTCCTTTCTGTGGTCTTCGGCATCAGTTTCATTGCCTTTGCCGCAAGCATCGTGAACAGCGTCTTTTCTTTCTCCGGCGCGGTTATTTAA
- the trbD gene encoding conjugal transfer protein TrbD, with the protein METRTIHQSLHRQAHVLGGEREPVMISALIALLVGLGGLTFLSITVSILFWIVAIFCLRGMAQRDPIMTKVWLRHVSQQPVYLAKSSRWRGSLGGYKC; encoded by the coding sequence ATGGAGACCCGGACCATACATCAGTCTTTGCACCGTCAGGCCCATGTGCTGGGCGGGGAGCGCGAACCCGTGATGATCAGCGCCCTTATTGCGCTGCTCGTGGGCCTGGGCGGGCTGACGTTTCTCTCCATAACAGTGTCGATACTGTTCTGGATTGTGGCGATCTTCTGCCTGCGCGGCATGGCGCAGCGTGATCCGATCATGACGAAAGTCTGGTTGCGGCACGTCTCGCAGCAGCCAGTCTATCTTGCCAAGTCATCCAGGTGGCGGGGCAGTCTTGGAGGCTATAAATGCTAG
- a CDS encoding conjugal transfer protein TrbE (type IV secretion system ATPase VirB4 family) → MLALSDFRTKAKGLPDLLTYAGLIDPGIVLQKDGSFLAGWEVRGRDTDSSTHEELNYVAVQFNNAVKSLGTGWMLHVSAARNTQQAYPHASMSRFPDPVTQAIDDERRAFFGQDVCYSTSTTVIVTYKPRFMKHTGGAVTLKNLNYFKTVLAELEDALASILTLVRLTEYTVEDDAGRAVYSELLSYLESFISGELHRIRVPRTPMYLDAVLGNQDFIGGIEPKIGDKHIAVISIDGLPQESWPAMLSALDALPFEYRYTTRYICLSQYDATREITTYVKGWNQQVFRFFDQFFNNPNARANRDALAMREDAEEAKAEVQSGTVSAGYLSSCVVIMHTSKETLDDYARELRRVIQSIGFGCRKESINAVEAWLGSLPGNSYANQRRPLINSLNLADLLPLSTTWTGQPVCQNPRFPKNSRCLAVVTTDGSTPFWFDLFVDDVGHTLIFGPTGAGKSTLLGLIAAQFRCYQGAKIFAFDKGMSLFPLCAGAGGDHYDVGHGDLAFAPLQYLDSDTDVSWAEEWIASLMELQSVQVLPAHKRAIHDAMMLLRDQPPHMRSLSHFRHIVPHIEVKEAIAHYTTEGAMGHLLDAQTDSLGMSSFMVFEIEELMKMGDQNLLPVIMYIFHRIESALDGSPALLILDEAWVMLGHPVFRAKIREWLKVLRKANCAVVLATQSLSDARHSGILDVLVESCPTKILLPNISANQETQRDLYTDIGLNSRQIDIVATSTQKRDYYIITPEGRRLVQLALGKKTLRWIGSSDKKSINHIKEIIGNKDWRNTWEEI, encoded by the coding sequence ATGCTAGCGTTGTCTGATTTCCGGACCAAAGCGAAAGGTCTGCCTGATCTGCTGACATATGCCGGGCTTATTGATCCGGGCATTGTCCTGCAGAAAGACGGATCATTTCTTGCGGGATGGGAAGTGCGCGGAAGGGATACGGACAGTTCCACGCATGAAGAATTGAACTATGTTGCCGTCCAGTTCAACAATGCAGTGAAGAGCCTCGGGACAGGCTGGATGCTGCATGTTTCCGCTGCCAGGAATACGCAACAGGCATACCCGCATGCATCCATGTCGCGTTTTCCCGATCCGGTCACCCAGGCGATTGATGACGAACGGCGGGCGTTCTTCGGGCAGGATGTCTGCTACAGCACGTCCACCACCGTCATCGTCACCTACAAGCCGCGCTTTATGAAGCACACCGGCGGCGCGGTCACGCTCAAGAATCTGAACTACTTCAAGACAGTGCTGGCCGAGCTGGAAGATGCTCTGGCATCTATCCTGACCCTTGTCCGGCTCACGGAATACACGGTTGAAGATGATGCCGGCCGGGCTGTTTATTCCGAGCTTCTCTCTTATCTGGAGTCCTTCATATCCGGAGAGCTGCATCGCATCCGCGTGCCCAGAACTCCAATGTACCTGGATGCCGTTCTCGGCAATCAGGATTTCATCGGCGGCATCGAGCCGAAGATCGGCGACAAGCATATTGCGGTCATCTCCATCGACGGCCTGCCGCAGGAGTCGTGGCCGGCGATGCTGTCCGCCCTCGATGCTTTGCCCTTCGAGTACCGTTACACGACCCGCTACATTTGCCTGAGCCAATACGACGCCACACGGGAGATCACGACATATGTCAAAGGCTGGAATCAGCAGGTATTCCGGTTCTTCGACCAGTTCTTCAACAACCCGAATGCGCGCGCCAACCGGGATGCCCTGGCGATGCGTGAGGACGCGGAGGAGGCCAAGGCCGAAGTCCAGAGCGGCACGGTCAGCGCCGGTTATCTATCATCCTGCGTCGTCATCATGCACACGTCGAAAGAAACCCTGGACGACTATGCGCGGGAGCTGCGCCGTGTCATACAGAGCATCGGCTTCGGCTGCCGCAAGGAATCAATCAATGCAGTGGAAGCCTGGCTGGGGTCCCTGCCGGGGAACAGCTACGCGAACCAGCGGCGGCCGCTCATAAACAGCCTCAATCTGGCGGACCTGCTGCCGCTTTCGACGACGTGGACCGGGCAGCCGGTCTGCCAGAATCCCCGTTTCCCGAAAAACTCCCGGTGCCTGGCCGTGGTCACAACAGACGGCTCAACGCCCTTCTGGTTTGATCTGTTCGTGGACGACGTTGGTCATACCCTGATTTTCGGCCCCACCGGGGCGGGCAAGTCTACCCTGCTGGGCCTCATCGCGGCGCAGTTCAGATGCTACCAGGGGGCAAAGATCTTTGCATTTGACAAGGGCATGAGCCTGTTCCCGCTCTGCGCCGGCGCTGGCGGCGATCATTACGATGTCGGGCATGGGGATCTTGCCTTCGCACCGCTGCAATATCTGGATTCAGACACGGACGTGAGCTGGGCGGAAGAATGGATTGCTTCGCTCATGGAGCTACAGAGCGTGCAGGTCCTGCCCGCCCACAAGCGGGCCATCCACGATGCAATGATGCTGCTGCGGGATCAGCCGCCGCACATGCGCTCGCTCTCCCATTTCCGGCATATCGTCCCACATATCGAAGTGAAGGAAGCCATCGCCCACTACACGACCGAAGGCGCAATGGGGCACCTCCTTGACGCCCAGACCGACAGCCTGGGCATGTCCTCTTTCATGGTTTTCGAGATCGAGGAACTGATGAAGATGGGCGACCAGAACCTGCTGCCTGTCATCATGTACATCTTCCACCGTATTGAATCCGCTCTGGACGGCTCGCCCGCCCTGCTGATCCTGGACGAAGCCTGGGTCATGCTCGGGCACCCGGTGTTCCGGGCGAAAATCCGCGAATGGCTGAAGGTATTGCGGAAAGCCAACTGCGCGGTCGTGCTGGCGACACAAAGCCTGTCCGATGCCAGGCACAGCGGAATCCTTGACGTTCTGGTTGAATCCTGCCCGACGAAAATACTGCTGCCAAATATATCCGCAAATCAGGAGACACAGAGAGACCTGTATACGGACATCGGGCTTAATTCCCGACAGATTGATATTGTCGCAACGTCAACACAGAAACGGGATTATTATATCATTACTCCAGAGGGAAGAAGACTTGTACAGCTTGCCCTGGGTAAAAAGACACTTCGATGGATAGGGTCATCTGACAAGAAAAGCATCAACCACATAAAAGAGATCATTGGAAATAAAGACTGGCGGAATACATGGGAGGAAATATGA
- the trbJ gene encoding P-type conjugative transfer protein TrbJ: protein MKKALIFIILLLFGVNSFAARTVFCVNCSNQFIQLLDRITNLEQLAVLNKQYGESVIQTKKQIEILQNNIKQYENMLQNTRKLKPNLLLELGETLLHLARRTAELQTMRGDIIGLGDIFVEMYKRRPESERLGRAKSPEEIAAANAAYKEYWDRWSDRVDIATRATFQLSGSQLAELQNDTEKLQEYINELISTPEGQMQALQAGNQLATIQINEARQLRELVATRVQSDLASQQKAEKMEQVSAEKWRSFTDVKGMTVKEPTALP, encoded by the coding sequence ATGAAAAAGGCATTGATATTTATCATTCTTCTTCTTTTTGGAGTAAATTCTTTCGCTGCACGGACAGTGTTCTGCGTGAATTGCAGCAATCAATTCATTCAGCTTTTAGACCGTATTACAAATCTTGAGCAGCTTGCTGTGCTGAACAAACAGTATGGAGAGAGCGTCATTCAGACAAAAAAGCAGATTGAAATACTCCAGAACAATATCAAGCAGTATGAAAATATGCTGCAAAATACCAGGAAGCTGAAGCCCAATCTGCTTTTGGAACTTGGAGAAACATTACTTCATCTTGCGAGACGCACAGCCGAGCTTCAGACCATGCGTGGCGATATAATAGGTCTGGGTGACATATTTGTTGAAATGTACAAACGCCGCCCGGAGTCTGAACGTCTCGGCAGAGCGAAGAGCCCGGAAGAGATCGCGGCCGCGAACGCGGCTTACAAAGAGTATTGGGACAGGTGGTCCGACCGCGTTGATATTGCGACCAGGGCGACTTTCCAGCTTTCCGGCTCCCAGCTTGCCGAACTGCAAAACGACACAGAAAAATTACAGGAATACATCAACGAACTCATATCCACGCCGGAAGGCCAGATGCAGGCACTCCAGGCCGGCAATCAGCTTGCGACGATCCAGATAAACGAGGCCCGCCAGCTCAGAGAACTCGTTGCGACACGAGTCCAGTCCGACCTGGCGAGCCAGCAGAAGGCTGAAAAGATGGAACAGGTCAGCGCGGAAAAGTGGCGCTCTTTTACAGACGTGAAGGGGATGACGGTAAAGGAGCCGACAGCTCTTCCGTAG
- the trbL gene encoding P-type conjugative transfer protein TrbL, translating into MARINVPPLFFIFIVFLLFSSNAFAADAPNQDLIDRIVQNFVPAAQEIGAKLNVYAISIFKLFLILDIALFGIRMALNRDQVQDIFKQFIIVLLFSGFIFSVIRYYQPWTNAIIKGLLKIGTEVGGAEIDSSPFLVGIEIIMKITDKISGWSPIDALALTITAIVLMVCFALMAAQIIIIKAESYIALNAAVILLGFGGSSLVKDYALNTMRYCLSVAFKLFVLQLVIGISMQFIKEFKTTGTEAIDLVTLVGSAVVVLALVKSLPDIAAGIINGAHVGGNSLISTGMAAGAAMFGGAVGAGMGAQAAGGGAANLLRANKLANMEGATGLGKMTHMAGSLLKARQQAADQKSPSMGTRLRDRIEAAAMKDKKGE; encoded by the coding sequence ATGGCTCGCATAAATGTACCTCCGTTGTTTTTTATATTTATAGTATTTCTTTTATTCTCAAGCAATGCCTTTGCTGCGGATGCTCCAAATCAAGATCTAATTGATCGTATCGTTCAAAACTTCGTTCCGGCAGCTCAAGAAATAGGAGCAAAACTGAACGTATATGCCATTAGTATATTTAAGTTATTTCTTATTTTGGATATAGCTCTATTTGGAATTCGCATGGCGCTGAATAGAGATCAAGTCCAAGATATTTTCAAACAATTTATAATTGTATTATTATTTTCCGGATTTATATTCTCTGTCATACGCTACTATCAGCCATGGACCAATGCAATAATCAAGGGATTGTTAAAAATAGGAACCGAAGTCGGAGGAGCGGAGATCGATAGTTCACCATTCTTAGTTGGCATTGAAATTATCATGAAAATAACGGACAAAATCAGTGGCTGGAGCCCTATTGATGCTCTGGCCCTCACCATCACAGCCATCGTCTTGATGGTCTGCTTTGCGCTCATGGCTGCTCAAATTATAATCATTAAAGCAGAATCGTACATTGCATTAAATGCGGCTGTTATCCTTCTTGGGTTTGGAGGATCTAGTTTAGTTAAAGATTATGCTCTTAATACAATGCGTTACTGCCTATCTGTAGCATTTAAATTGTTCGTACTACAGTTAGTTATAGGTATATCCATGCAGTTTATCAAGGAGTTCAAAACCACAGGTACAGAGGCGATCGATCTTGTGACTCTAGTAGGTAGTGCGGTGGTCGTCTTAGCTTTGGTCAAGAGCCTGCCGGACATTGCTGCCGGGATCATAAACGGCGCGCATGTCGGAGGCAACAGCCTGATCAGCACCGGCATGGCAGCGGGAGCGGCCATGTTCGGCGGTGCGGTGGGCGCGGGCATGGGCGCACAGGCGGCAGGCGGAGGCGCGGCAAATCTGCTGCGCGCAAACAAGCTGGCAAACATGGAAGGGGCCACGGGTCTCGGAAAAATGACGCATATGGCCGGATCACTGCTCAAAGCCCGGCAGCAGGCGGCGGACCAGAAGAGTCCGTCCATGGGCACCAGGCTCCGGGACCGGATTGAAGCCGCAGCCATGAAGGACAAGAAAGGAGAATAA
- a CDS encoding VirB8/TrbF family protein — translation MLWDRKKTARDRAPAEKTENVYLSAREEWLERYGSYIKRSAQWRMTAWCAIGIALLSLSANIMQLTQAKVVPYIIAINEIGQWSAVARADHVTTSPQRAIQADIAACISDWRTVTADNELQKKMIRRLSHYFVGAAKGVLAEWYNHNNPYEIAKQGRLVQVNVQSLPLPVSPDSWRVEWTETVRNHAGILLSQSRFAAMVRVQLDPPTTEEQMLNNPSGLHIIEISTTRIMD, via the coding sequence ATGCTCTGGGACAGAAAAAAAACCGCTCGGGACCGGGCACCCGCAGAAAAGACAGAGAACGTCTATCTGTCCGCCCGGGAGGAATGGCTCGAAAGGTACGGGTCATACATCAAACGGTCCGCACAGTGGCGGATGACGGCATGGTGCGCCATCGGGATTGCACTGCTGTCATTGTCCGCGAACATCATGCAGCTCACGCAGGCCAAAGTCGTGCCGTACATCATCGCAATAAACGAGATCGGCCAGTGGTCCGCCGTGGCCCGCGCTGATCATGTCACGACATCGCCGCAACGCGCCATACAGGCGGATATTGCGGCATGCATCAGCGACTGGCGCACGGTCACAGCGGACAACGAACTCCAGAAGAAGATGATCAGGCGCCTGTCTCATTACTTTGTCGGCGCGGCAAAGGGAGTGCTGGCCGAGTGGTATAACCATAACAATCCGTACGAGATCGCCAAGCAGGGCCGCCTGGTGCAGGTCAATGTCCAGAGCCTGCCACTGCCGGTCAGCCCGGATTCCTGGCGCGTTGAATGGACGGAGACGGTCCGCAATCACGCCGGCATTCTGCTCTCGCAGAGCCGCTTCGCGGCCATGGTCCGGGTGCAGCTCGATCCGCCGACGACAGAGGAACAGATGCTCAACAACCCCTCGGGGCTGCATATCATCGAAATTTCAACAACCCGTATAATGGACTGA
- the trbG gene encoding P-type conjugative transfer protein TrbG: protein MKKILFLLLVLPVLPTLATAGEGYPPALETAESSSLGVHPSYLSPDVPLSDKEQQALEMAAKWAKSRTPAPVMADRGKMVFMHGAALPTIIASPLNICDVELEPGEVVNEVVVGDSARWMVETGSSSTGPDETVHLFIKPVDSGLESSAVVTTDRRVYHLRLISRKSGHTPYVGFLYSDQLLARAAHQKRADEKKKKWESTTDAQGRPTDLSRLNFGYVVKGKAPWKPEHVYDDGRQTFIRLPEKSTSGEMPVLLVRKSGKDVLVNYRVKDRTMVVDGLFERIALVIGVGGDQEKVEVRRDR from the coding sequence ATGAAAAAAATTCTCTTCCTCCTGCTTGTGCTTCCTGTACTTCCGACACTGGCCACCGCTGGAGAAGGTTATCCTCCGGCATTGGAAACGGCCGAATCTTCTTCCCTTGGAGTCCATCCCTCCTACCTCTCTCCAGATGTGCCGCTGTCGGACAAGGAGCAGCAGGCTCTGGAGATGGCTGCGAAATGGGCAAAGTCCAGGACGCCCGCCCCGGTCATGGCCGACCGGGGCAAGATGGTTTTCATGCATGGAGCCGCGCTGCCGACGATCATCGCATCGCCGCTTAATATCTGCGATGTGGAACTGGAGCCGGGCGAAGTCGTCAATGAAGTGGTGGTGGGCGACTCCGCCCGCTGGATGGTTGAAACCGGATCGTCATCGACCGGGCCTGACGAGACGGTGCATCTGTTCATCAAGCCCGTGGATTCAGGGCTCGAAAGCTCAGCCGTGGTCACCACGGACCGGCGGGTTTACCACCTGCGTCTGATTTCGCGCAAATCCGGCCACACGCCGTATGTGGGCTTTCTTTATTCGGACCAGCTGCTGGCCCGTGCGGCGCATCAGAAGCGGGCTGATGAAAAGAAGAAGAAATGGGAATCGACAACGGACGCCCAGGGGCGGCCGACAGACCTTTCCCGGCTGAATTTCGGCTATGTGGTCAAAGGGAAAGCCCCGTGGAAGCCTGAACACGTCTACGATGACGGCCGACAGACATTCATCCGGCTGCCTGAAAAGTCCACCTCCGGAGAAATGCCCGTGCTCCTGGTCCGCAAGAGCGGCAAGGACGTACTGGTCAACTACCGGGTCAAAGACAGGACCATGGTTGTTGATGGTCTTTTTGAACGGATCGCCCTGGTCATCGGCGTGGGCGGCGATCAGGAGAAAGTGGAAGTAAGGAGGGACAGGTAA
- a CDS encoding TrbI/VirB10 family protein, whose amino-acid sequence MSDDPQGIELSGRPAVTKMSKKPLYVVAVMLLILAAALVWSVNFAHNPKEKEEQKKVEVPTETRPLLPSDASGLSLPQPESSGLASVPQENDEPLIVVQKAEPPRDTEGEDLRRRKRDAYFVALASPMTTVKRGSTEREQADAGTREKRQAAAVDAAGNPENQADLDKENFMNRVSREDDWQLPYTRKAGADLEIKTGTVIPGVMLTGINSDLPGSIIAQVSQNVFDTATGQHLLIPQGARLFGAYDSRIVYGQRRVLVAWNRVVFPDGSAVTLGAMPGTDMAGYAGYEDKVDNHYLRIFGSAVMMALITGGMSYSVDKLTPDNDSDKITAQGELGTALASQLGQATTRLLERNINIKPTLEIRPGYQFNIVATKDITFEQPYTAWR is encoded by the coding sequence ATGAGCGACGATCCGCAGGGAATCGAACTGTCCGGGAGGCCGGCGGTCACGAAGATGAGCAAAAAGCCGCTCTATGTGGTGGCCGTGATGCTGCTTATTCTTGCGGCCGCCCTGGTCTGGTCCGTCAACTTCGCCCACAACCCCAAGGAGAAAGAGGAGCAGAAGAAAGTCGAGGTGCCGACGGAAACGCGGCCGTTGCTGCCGAGCGACGCCAGCGGTTTGTCCCTGCCCCAGCCGGAGTCATCCGGCCTGGCATCGGTGCCGCAGGAAAATGACGAGCCCCTGATTGTTGTCCAGAAGGCTGAACCGCCCAGGGACACCGAAGGTGAGGACCTCCGCCGGCGCAAGAGGGACGCCTATTTTGTGGCCCTGGCGTCGCCCATGACGACAGTGAAACGCGGATCAACCGAGAGAGAGCAGGCGGACGCCGGCACAAGGGAAAAAAGGCAGGCGGCCGCAGTGGATGCGGCCGGGAATCCTGAAAACCAGGCGGACCTGGACAAAGAAAACTTCATGAACCGGGTGAGCCGGGAAGATGACTGGCAGCTGCCCTATACCCGCAAAGCCGGGGCCGATCTTGAAATCAAGACCGGCACGGTCATTCCGGGCGTGATGCTGACCGGCATCAACTCCGATCTGCCGGGGAGCATTATCGCCCAGGTGTCCCAGAATGTTTTCGACACGGCCACGGGCCAGCATCTGCTTATCCCGCAGGGAGCCAGACTCTTCGGAGCCTATGATTCACGCATCGTTTACGGTCAGCGCCGGGTGCTTGTCGCCTGGAACCGGGTGGTCTTCCCGGACGGATCGGCCGTGACGCTCGGCGCCATGCCCGGCACGGACATGGCCGGCTATGCCGGCTACGAAGACAAGGTGGATAATCACTATCTGCGGATATTCGGCAGTGCGGTGATGATGGCGCTTATCACCGGCGGCATGTCGTACAGTGTTGATAAGCTGACGCCGGACAACGACAGCGACAAGATAACAGCCCAGGGCGAGCTGGGTACGGCTCTGGCGTCTCAGCTGGGGCAGGCGACGACCAGGCTCCTCGAACGCAACATCAACATCAAGCCGACACTGGAAATCCGCCCCGGGTACCAGTTCAATATCGTGGCGACAAAAGACATCACTTTTGAACAGCCATACACGGCCTGGCGTTAG
- a CDS encoding type II toxin-antitoxin system HicB family antitoxin — protein MNVMMYKNYTAAIEYSEEDGCLIGRLQGIRDIVSFHGDSVEAIRAAFEEAVDFYLESCAKAVKEPQKPYSGRIILRMPPELHAELDVRARMNGKSLNAWLVGALNDSLHSHP, from the coding sequence ATGAACGTAATGATGTACAAAAATTACACTGCGGCGATTGAATACAGTGAAGAGGATGGCTGCCTGATTGGCCGTTTGCAGGGAATCCGCGATATAGTAAGCTTTCATGGTGATTCTGTAGAGGCGATTCGCGCCGCTTTTGAGGAGGCGGTGGATTTTTATCTGGAGTCCTGCGCGAAAGCAGTCAAGGAGCCACAGAAGCCTTATTCCGGACGTATTATTCTTCGTATGCCGCCGGAGCTTCATGCTGAGCTTGATGTCCGGGCACGCATGAACGGGAAAAGCCTGAATGCCTGGCTTGTAGGGGCTCTGAATGATTCTCTGCATTCTCACCCCTGA
- a CDS encoding type II toxin-antitoxin system HicB family antitoxin, whose product MNCLNYRGYTGCFEYDSEADIFHGEVLDLNDVITFQGRSIDELKAALKDSVEDYLEFCTTEGKTPEKPYSGRFNLRIAPDLHRRAAAEAGKNRKSLNSWVADVIRDAVYP is encoded by the coding sequence ATGAATTGCCTGAATTACAGAGGCTATACCGGATGCTTTGAGTATGATTCCGAAGCGGATATTTTTCATGGAGAAGTTCTCGACCTGAACGATGTCATTACGTTTCAGGGCCGCTCCATTGATGAGCTTAAAGCCGCTCTGAAAGATTCCGTGGAAGATTACCTTGAGTTCTGCACCACAGAAGGAAAAACCCCGGAAAAGCCTTATTCCGGACGTTTCAACCTGCGTATTGCCCCTGATCTGCATCGGCGGGCAGCTGCTGAGGCGGGAAAAAACCGCAAGAGCCTCAACAGCTGGGTCGCCGATGTCATCAGAGATGCCGTCTACCCCTGA
- a CDS encoding type II toxin-antitoxin system HicA family toxin: MNSKQRKTLEAIFADPIRSGIPWADIESLFVALGAEITEGRGSRVRISLNGVLATFHRPHPERNTDKGAVKSVRRFLETAGGEI; this comes from the coding sequence ATGAACAGCAAGCAGCGGAAGACGCTGGAAGCCATTTTTGCCGACCCGATTCGATCCGGTATCCCATGGGCGGATATTGAAAGCCTTTTCGTAGCCCTTGGCGCTGAAATCACGGAAGGAAGAGGCTCTCGGGTACGGATCAGCCTTAATGGCGTGCTTGCTACGTTCCACAGGCCGCACCCGGAAAGAAACACAGATAAGGGAGCCGTGAAATCGGTCAGGCGTTTTCTGGAAACTGCGGGAGGAGAAATATGA